From the Lysobacter sp. FW306-1B-D06B genome, one window contains:
- the rplI gene encoding 50S ribosomal protein L9 — protein sequence MQLILLQNVQNLGKLGDKVSVKPGFGRNYLIPYGKAAPATPANLAEFEARRAEYEAKAKASLEGAEGRKAALDGVEVTISANASTEGKLYGSISPRDIAEALTKLGHKVEKSEVVLGEGPLRRTGEHEVVVHLHADIEATVKVIVVGEVA from the coding sequence ATGCAACTGATCCTCCTGCAGAACGTGCAGAACCTCGGCAAGCTCGGCGACAAGGTCAGCGTCAAGCCGGGCTTCGGCCGCAACTACCTGATCCCGTACGGCAAGGCCGCCCCGGCGACCCCGGCCAACCTGGCCGAGTTCGAGGCGCGCCGCGCCGAGTACGAAGCCAAGGCCAAGGCCTCCCTCGAGGGTGCCGAAGGCCGCAAGGCCGCGCTGGACGGCGTCGAGGTGACCATCTCGGCCAACGCCTCCACCGAAGGCAAGCTGTACGGCTCGATCAGCCCGCGCGATATCGCCGAGGCGCTGACCAAGCTGGGCCACAAGGTCGAGAAGTCGGAAGTCGTGCTGGGCGAAGGCCCGCTGCGTCGCACCGGCGAGCACGAAGTCGTTGTGCACCTGCACGCCGACATCGAAGCCACCGTCAAGGTCATCGTGGTCGGCGAAGTCGCCTGA